A window from Primulina eburnea isolate SZY01 chromosome 2, ASM2296580v1, whole genome shotgun sequence encodes these proteins:
- the LOC140821799 gene encoding transcription factor VOZ1-like, protein MRKGSKTGACKSASHQLFKDRAKNRVDDLQGMFSDLQSARKDSRTIDVNLLEEQVHQMLREWKSELNEPSPASSLQQDGSLGSFSSEICRLLQLYEEEDDATSALAVPKPDPEAQKVVEKSTAQEGFNVSSGPQEQTLQFVDQCKSSGIGVNQIGMHNMHLTDFQSFDFHPELEHHYFPGFNGHCFIGEDVMPQISGYQRTICPPPSAFLGPKCALWDCPRPAQGSDWCQNSDDYCSAYHAGLAPDEGYLGRLPVVRPGGIGLKDNLLFAALGTKAQGKDVGIPECEGAATAKSPWNAPELFDLIVLDGETIREWLFFDKPRRAFESGNRKQRSLPDYNGRGWHESRKQVMNEFGGLKRSYYMDPQPMENFEWHLYEYEINMYDSCALYRLEVKRVDGKKSPKGKLSNDSVADLQKQMGRLTAEFPNEKQRMVKGRGKACVKDGTGSIYSASNRLSSPVEVLDYPKGPPYDYIVDNTNGYYLT, encoded by the exons ATGAGGAAGGGTTCAAAGACCGGTGCTTGCAAGTCTGCATCGCACCAACTCTTCAAAGACAGGGCAAAGAATCGTGTGGATGATCTGCAAGGCATGTTTAGCGATCTTCAATCTGCTAGGAAGGATAGCCGCACTATTGATGTTAACTTGCTAGAAGAGCAAGTTCATCAGATGCTTCGTGAGTGGAAGTCTGAGCTAAATGAACCCTCCCCAGCTTCTTCACTGCAACAA GATGGTAGTCTTGGCTCATTTTCATCTGAGATTTGTAGACTGCTGCAGCTTTATGAGGAGGAAGATGATGCAACAAGTGCATTAGCAGTACCGAAGCCAGATCCTGAGGCACAAAAGGTTGTGGAGAAATCTACTGCTCAAGAG GGCTTTAATGTGTCCAGTGGTCCTCAAGAACAAACCCTTCAGTTCGTTGATCAGTGCAAAAGCTCTGGGATTGGAGTTAACCAGATTGGAATGCATAATATGCATTTGAccgattttcaatcatttgatttcCATCCTGAGCTTGAGCACCATTATTTCCCTGGGTTTAATGGCCACTGTTTCATAGGGGAGGATGTAATGCCTCAGATTTCTGGCTATCAACGAACTATCTGCCCTCCCCCTTCTGCCTTTTTAGGGCCAAAATGTGCTCTTTGGGATTGTCCCAGACCAGCTCAAGGGTCAGACTGGTGCCAGAATTCTGATGACTATTGCAGCGCTTATCATGCTGGGCTTGCACCTGATGAAGGCTACCTTGGAAGGCTGCCGGTTGTACGCCCTGGAGGTATTGGTTTAAAGGATAACTTACTTTTTGCAGCTCTCGGTACAAAGGCTCAAGGAAAAGATGTTGGCATTCCTGAATGTGAGGGTGCTGCTACTGCAAAATCTCCTTGGAATGCCCCTG AACTCTTTGATCTTATTGTTTTGGATGGTGAAACGATCAGAGAGTGGCTATTTTTTGATAAGCCACGAAGAGCCTTTGAGAGTGGTAATAGAAAGCAACGATCTTTGCCAGATTACAATGGAAGGGGCTGGCACGAGTCAAGGAAACAAGTGATGAATGAATTTGGAGGTTTGAAGAGATCCTACTATATGGACCCACAACCAATGGAAAATTTTGAGTGGCACCTCTATGAATACGAAATTAACATGTATGATTCATGCGCATTATACAGATTGGAAGTTAAGCGTGTAGACGGGAAGAAAAGTCCGAAGGGGAAACTAAGCAATGATTCTGTTGCCGATCTGCAAAAGCAAATGGGTAGGCTGACTGCTGAATTTCCTAATGAAAAGCAGCGCATGGTTAAGGGGAGGGGAAAAGCCTGTGTGAAGGATGGAACTGGGAGCATTTATTCTGCATCGAACCGATTGTCTAGCCCAGTTGAAGTACTTGATTATCCAAAAGGTCCGCCATACGATTATATTGTTGACAACACGAACGGGTACTACTTGACATGA
- the LOC140821789 gene encoding uncharacterized protein, giving the protein MGRGKFKGKPTGRRQFSTPEQMMAGTSASRPRTFRQEEAEVEEDEKSDVESEEESDDEPEKQKGAEGVIKIENPNLVKTKNLKARDVDMEKTTELSRREREEIEKQKAHERYMKLQEQGKTEQAKKDLDRLALIREQRAEAAKKREEEKTAKEQKKMEARK; this is encoded by the exons ATGGGAAGAGGGAAGTTCAAGGGCAAGCCCACTGGCCGCCGCCAGTTCTCCACGCCTGAACAGATGA TGGCTGGTACATCTGCATCCCGTCCTCGCACATTTAGACAG GAAGAGGCTGAAGTGGAAGAAGATGAGAAATCTGATGTAGAGTCTGAAGAGGAGTCTGATGATGAACCTGAA AAACAAAAAGGTGCAGAGGGTGTCATTAAGATTGAAAATCCTAATTTGGTGAAGACAAAAAACTTGAAAGCACGTGATGTTGAT ATGGAGAAAACAACTGAGCTTTCAAGGCGGGAAAG AGAGGAGATTGAAAAGCAGAAAGCTCATGAAAGGTACATGAAGCTGCAAGAACAAGGGAAGACTGAACAAGCAAAGAAAGACTTGG ATCGTCTGGCTCTTATACGAGAGCAAAGGGCTGAAGCTGCTAAGAAACGAGAGGAGGAGAAAACTG CAAAGGAACAGAAGAAGATGGAAGCTCGGAAATAA